The bacterium genome contains a region encoding:
- a CDS encoding metallophosphoesterase family protein produces the protein MRYAVLSDVHGNLEALEIVLADVRRGRPDVCLCLGDTVGYGPDPNECVERIRGLAGPVIAGNHDLAAIGALDISVFTPLARQAIEWTMGVVSEDTRRWLVTLPDRLVIDDFLAVHGSPRDPFEEYILDLPTSLAIFSEHAFSLCLVGHSHVPGTFILEADGTVSARALPAGDSVPLARSSRYIVNVGSVGQPRDGDPRASYLLLDTETRTVTLQRLPYPFAATQAKMTARGLPIQLAQRLALGR, from the coding sequence GTGCGATACGCAGTGCTGTCGGATGTTCACGGGAACCTTGAGGCCCTCGAGATCGTCCTGGCCGACGTCCGCCGCGGCCGGCCGGACGTCTGTCTCTGCCTCGGCGACACGGTCGGGTACGGCCCCGATCCCAACGAGTGTGTCGAGCGCATCCGAGGACTCGCGGGTCCGGTCATCGCGGGGAACCACGACCTCGCGGCCATCGGCGCGCTCGACATCAGCGTGTTCACCCCACTTGCGCGCCAGGCCATCGAGTGGACGATGGGCGTCGTGAGCGAGGACACACGCCGATGGCTGGTGACGCTGCCCGACCGGCTCGTGATCGACGACTTCCTCGCCGTCCACGGAAGCCCGCGGGACCCCTTCGAGGAATACATCCTCGATCTTCCGACCTCGCTCGCGATCTTTTCTGAGCACGCGTTCTCGCTCTGCCTGGTCGGGCACTCGCACGTCCCCGGCACGTTCATCCTGGAGGCCGACGGGACAGTGAGCGCGCGGGCCCTGCCGGCGGGCGACAGCGTCCCGCTCGCCCGGTCGTCCCGGTACATCGTCAACGTCGGGAGCGTCGGGCAGCCGCGGGATGGAGATCCACGCGCCTCGTACCTGCTGCTCGATACCGAGACGCGTACCGTGACGCTCCAGCGTCTCCCCTATCCCTTCGCGGCCACCCAGGCGAAGATGACGGCGCGGGGTCTTCCGATCCAACTCGCTCAGCGGCTCGCGCTGGGGCGGTGA
- the hisIE gene encoding bifunctional phosphoribosyl-AMP cyclohydrolase/phosphoribosyl-ATP diphosphatase HisIE, whose protein sequence is MESDTFRFDPSGLVTAVAQDAGTGEVLMVAHMNREALRRTLETGQAWYWSRSRQRLWRKGEESGHTQRVTAIRADCDGDAVLLRVEQTGPACHTGHRTCFYRSVAERQGEAAIEPENGPPPAPPVGSARVLHEIATVLADRRARPREGSYTAGLFAEGLARLNEKIMEEAAEVTRAARKETRERLVEETADLWFHSIALLVFLGLSPDDVFAELGKRRR, encoded by the coding sequence ATGGAGAGCGATACGTTCCGGTTCGACCCGAGCGGCCTGGTCACCGCGGTGGCGCAGGACGCCGGCACCGGCGAGGTCCTGATGGTGGCGCACATGAACCGCGAGGCGCTGCGGCGGACCCTCGAGACCGGGCAGGCGTGGTACTGGAGCCGGAGCCGCCAGCGGTTGTGGCGGAAGGGGGAGGAGTCGGGCCATACCCAGCGGGTGACCGCGATCCGCGCCGATTGCGATGGTGATGCCGTCCTGCTCCGTGTGGAACAAACCGGACCCGCCTGCCATACCGGGCATCGAACCTGCTTTTATCGGTCCGTTGCCGAGCGGCAGGGCGAGGCGGCGATCGAGCCCGAGAACGGCCCGCCGCCCGCGCCACCGGTTGGGTCAGCTCGGGTCCTCCACGAGATCGCCACGGTGCTGGCGGACCGGCGGGCGCGCCCGCGCGAAGGATCGTACACCGCCGGGCTGTTCGCCGAGGGCCTGGCGCGGCTCAACGAGAAGATTATGGAAGAAGCGGCAGAGGTGACGCGGGCCGCCCGCAAGGAAACCCGCGAGCGGCTCGTCGAGGAGACCGCCGACCTCTGGTTTCACTCGATCGCGCTCCTTGTGTTCCTCGGCCTCAGTCCGGACGACGTCTTCGCCGAGCTCGGCAAACGGCGGCGGTAG
- the hisF gene encoding imidazole glycerol phosphate synthase subunit HisF: protein MLARRVIPCLDVDAGRVVKGTSFVNLRDAGDPVELAVLYDREGADEVVFLDITASHERRGIMEEVVRRTAEVLTIPFTVGGGLRTVEDLRRMLGAGADKVGINTAAHERPELIREAALRFGSQCIVVAIDARQIAPGRWEVYTHGGRAPTGRDAVEWAREAADRGAGEILLTSMNQDGHEQGYDLALTRAVTHTVRIPIIASGGAGHPRHFVDVIREADADAVLAASMFHFRRHSIAEAKAHMAAAGIPVRR, encoded by the coding sequence ATGCTGGCACGACGCGTCATTCCCTGCCTCGACGTTGACGCCGGCCGGGTCGTCAAGGGCACGAGTTTTGTGAATCTCCGCGACGCCGGGGATCCGGTGGAACTGGCCGTTCTGTATGATCGAGAGGGAGCCGACGAGGTCGTGTTCCTGGACATCACGGCGTCCCACGAGCGGCGCGGGATCATGGAGGAGGTCGTCCGTCGGACGGCGGAGGTGCTCACGATCCCGTTCACGGTGGGGGGCGGGCTCCGAACGGTCGAGGATCTGCGACGGATGCTCGGCGCCGGGGCCGACAAAGTCGGGATCAACACCGCCGCGCACGAGCGACCCGAGCTGATTCGGGAAGCCGCCCTGCGGTTCGGGAGCCAGTGCATCGTGGTGGCGATCGACGCGCGGCAGATCGCCCCCGGCCGGTGGGAAGTGTACACGCACGGGGGACGCGCGCCAACGGGGCGGGATGCGGTCGAGTGGGCCCGTGAGGCGGCCGATCGGGGGGCCGGGGAGATCCTCCTGACGAGCATGAATCAGGACGGGCATGAGCAAGGGTACGACCTGGCGCTGACGCGGGCGGTGACACACACGGTCCGCATTCCCATCATCGCCTCCGGGGGCGCGGGCCATCCCCGGCACTTCGTCGACGTGATACGGGAGGCGGATGCCGACGCCGTGCTTGCCGCGTCGATGTTCCATTTCCGCCGGCACAGCATCGCCGAGGCGAAAGCGCACATGGCTGCGGCCGGGATTCCGGTGCGCCGCTGA
- the hisA gene encoding 1-(5-phosphoribosyl)-5-[(5-phosphoribosylamino)methylideneamino]imidazole-4-carboxamide isomerase: MLVLPAVDVRGGRCVRLIQGAADHELLFDADPTAAALRWVASGARWLHVVDLDGAFTGAQANANAIQRLIKAAAIPVEVGGGMRDLATVERWLDAGAARVILGTVALSRREILQEACRRFGDRIVVGIDARDGEVRTEGWVTRTGTAAAAAAAQVIDAGAPRIIYTDIDPDGTLGGANVAAIERFLRGVTVPVIAAGGVASVEDIEHLRPLEAMGLEGVIVGRALYEGLVRLEDLLAAAA; this comes from the coding sequence GTGTTGGTGCTCCCCGCGGTTGATGTCCGGGGCGGCCGCTGCGTGCGCCTCATTCAAGGCGCGGCGGACCATGAGCTCCTCTTTGATGCCGATCCTACCGCGGCGGCCCTGCGGTGGGTGGCGTCGGGCGCACGCTGGCTGCACGTGGTCGACCTCGACGGCGCGTTCACGGGCGCCCAGGCCAACGCGAACGCGATCCAGCGCCTCATCAAGGCGGCGGCCATCCCGGTCGAAGTAGGCGGGGGGATGCGGGATCTCGCGACGGTCGAGCGGTGGCTCGATGCGGGCGCCGCCCGCGTGATCCTCGGCACCGTCGCGCTGTCCCGCCGAGAGATTTTGCAGGAGGCCTGCCGTCGGTTCGGCGACCGCATCGTGGTCGGGATCGATGCGCGCGACGGCGAAGTGAGGACGGAGGGCTGGGTGACCCGCACGGGGACGGCCGCCGCCGCGGCCGCGGCTCAAGTCATCGACGCGGGAGCGCCGCGCATCATCTATACCGACATCGATCCGGATGGGACGCTCGGAGGCGCCAACGTGGCCGCGATCGAGCGGTTCCTGCGCGGCGTCACCGTGCCGGTGATCGCTGCCGGCGGGGTTGCCTCGGTCGAGGATATTGAGCACCTGCGTCCCCTCGAGGCGATGGGACTCGAAGGGGTGATCGTGGGGCGGGCGCTGTACGAGGGCCTGGTGCGGCTCGAGGACCTGCTGGCGGCCGCCGCCTGA
- the hisH gene encoding imidazole glycerol phosphate synthase subunit HisH, with protein sequence MIAVVDYGAGNLRSIQKALERQGLAVRIIDEPAPLEGAAALVVPGDGAFGPAMARFRSQGFADRIRAFVDSGRPFLGICLGMQLLFEESEEDGVHRGLGLFPGRVVRLSGSVKIPHMGWNALRLLRPSPLLDGCTPGDHVYFIHSYHAVPADDGLIAAMAEYGGPVAAVVGRGNVWATQFHPEKSGGVGIRMLENFARWVAGVGAPRG encoded by the coding sequence ATGATCGCGGTCGTGGACTACGGGGCCGGGAACCTCAGGAGCATTCAGAAGGCGCTGGAGCGCCAAGGGTTGGCGGTCCGCATCATCGACGAACCGGCCCCCCTCGAGGGGGCCGCCGCGCTCGTCGTTCCAGGGGACGGGGCGTTCGGCCCGGCGATGGCCCGCTTCCGGTCCCAGGGATTTGCCGATCGCATCCGGGCGTTTGTGGACTCCGGCCGGCCGTTTCTAGGAATTTGTCTTGGGATGCAGCTATTGTTCGAGGAAAGCGAGGAGGACGGGGTACATCGCGGGCTCGGCCTGTTCCCGGGCCGGGTCGTTCGCCTCTCCGGGAGCGTGAAGATCCCCCACATGGGATGGAACGCCCTGAGACTTCTGCGTCCGTCTCCGTTGCTCGACGGGTGCACCCCCGGCGATCACGTGTACTTCATCCACTCATACCATGCGGTGCCGGCGGATGACGGGCTCATCGCCGCGATGGCGGAGTACGGGGGGCCGGTTGCCGCGGTGGTCGGCCGCGGCAACGTGTGGGCCACCCAGTTTCACCCCGAGAAATCGGGCGGTGTCGGGATCCGGATGTTGGAGAACTTCGCCAGGTGGGTCGCCGGTGTTGGTGCTCCCCGCGGTTGA
- the hisB gene encoding imidazoleglycerol-phosphate dehydratase HisB, with product MGRTVRKTTETQVEVMWNLDGSGAFTGSTRLPFLDHMLAQLARHGRFDLTVNASGDLEIDAHHTVEDVGIALGRALRDALGDGAGIARFASEHAPLDEALVLAVVDVSGRPYLHYAVAVPRQRLGEYDTELTEEFFRAFATNAGITLHILLVHGRNAHHIIEAMFKALALALDRAVRLDPRVQGVPSTKGTLT from the coding sequence ATCGGCCGGACGGTCCGAAAGACCACGGAGACCCAGGTCGAGGTGATGTGGAACCTCGACGGCAGCGGCGCCTTCACCGGGTCGACCCGTCTGCCGTTCCTCGACCACATGCTGGCGCAGCTCGCCCGACACGGCCGGTTCGACTTGACCGTCAACGCCTCCGGGGATTTGGAGATCGACGCCCATCACACCGTCGAGGACGTGGGGATCGCGCTCGGGCGGGCGCTCCGGGATGCGTTGGGAGATGGGGCCGGAATCGCCCGGTTCGCCTCCGAGCACGCGCCGCTCGACGAGGCGTTGGTGCTCGCCGTGGTGGACGTGAGCGGGCGGCCGTATCTACATTATGCCGTGGCGGTGCCGCGGCAGCGGCTCGGCGAGTACGACACCGAACTGACCGAAGAGTTCTTCAGGGCGTTTGCCACAAACGCGGGGATCACGCTGCATATCCTCCTCGTGCACGGCCGGAATGCCCACCACATTATCGAGGCGATGTTCAAGGCGCTCGCGCTTGCGCTCGACCGGGCGGTGCGGCTGGATCCGCGGGTGCAGGGCGTGCCGTCGACTAAGGGAACCCTGACATGA
- the hisD gene encoding histidinol dehydrogenase: MDILRLGQAPPERLRQMLQRSRVEVFDPERVAHVRAIVEDVRQRGDAAVVEYTQRYDGVTLSPDRLRVDRQEMRRAYDVVDDGLRSALASSIERARRYNEWLRPPGVQLEEMEPGITAGVKYTPVEGVGVYIPSGKGAFPSTLITLVTPAVVAGVEEIAIVLPPRQDGSADPAVLVAADLLGVSQVFRCNGVAGIAALACGTASVPRVQLLGGPGNPYVTAAQIAVQAYGVRLLSFLGPTESMILADESADPDRLALDLLNEAEHGADSAAILVTTAESLAAEVHERMPRYLDQLPVQRRQFAQTAMSHYGGVIVAGSMEEAVAFVNLYAPEHLQVATRDPYATLQRIRNAGEILLGQHTPFSAGNYAIGVPAALPTSGFARVTSGVTVLSYLKATSVAHLSAEGLARVRPVVERLGHYEDFPAHVLAVQARGGPD; encoded by the coding sequence GGGTCGCGCACGTGCGTGCCATCGTCGAGGATGTCCGGCAGCGCGGCGACGCCGCCGTGGTGGAATACACGCAGCGGTACGATGGCGTGACCCTCTCGCCGGACCGTCTGCGGGTCGACCGTCAAGAGATGCGGCGCGCCTACGACGTGGTCGACGACGGGCTGCGGTCGGCGCTGGCGAGCAGCATCGAGCGGGCCCGTCGGTACAACGAGTGGCTGCGGCCGCCGGGCGTCCAGCTTGAGGAGATGGAACCGGGGATCACCGCCGGCGTCAAATACACGCCCGTGGAAGGCGTCGGCGTGTACATTCCGAGCGGGAAAGGGGCCTTTCCCTCGACCTTGATCACGCTGGTAACCCCGGCCGTCGTCGCCGGCGTGGAGGAGATCGCCATCGTCCTTCCACCGCGCCAAGACGGCAGCGCGGATCCGGCGGTGCTGGTCGCGGCTGATCTGCTCGGGGTGTCGCAGGTATTCCGCTGCAACGGCGTCGCGGGCATTGCCGCGCTGGCGTGCGGGACCGCGTCCGTGCCCCGGGTCCAACTCCTAGGCGGCCCAGGAAATCCGTATGTGACCGCCGCGCAGATCGCCGTCCAGGCCTACGGCGTCCGGCTGCTCTCGTTCCTCGGCCCCACCGAATCGATGATCCTGGCCGACGAGTCCGCCGATCCGGACCGACTTGCCCTCGACCTGCTGAACGAGGCCGAGCACGGCGCGGATTCTGCCGCGATTCTGGTCACGACCGCCGAGTCGCTCGCCGCGGAAGTCCACGAGCGCATGCCGCGGTATCTGGACCAACTGCCGGTCCAGCGGCGTCAGTTCGCGCAGACCGCGATGAGCCACTACGGTGGGGTGATCGTCGCCGGCTCGATGGAGGAAGCGGTGGCATTCGTCAATCTCTATGCGCCCGAGCACCTGCAGGTCGCGACGAGGGATCCGTATGCGACGCTGCAGCGCATCCGCAACGCCGGAGAGATCCTGCTCGGTCAGCACACGCCGTTCTCGGCAGGCAACTACGCGATCGGCGTACCCGCGGCGTTGCCGACGAGCGGGTTTGCACGCGTGACCTCGGGGGTGACGGTGCTCAGCTATCTCAAGGCGACGTCGGTAGCGCACCTGTCCGCGGAAGGCTTGGCGCGAGTGCGGCCGGTCGTCGAGCGCCTGGGGCACTACGAGGACTTCCCCGCGCATGTGCTGGCCGTTCAGGCCAGGGGAGGGCCGGATTGA